In Mixophyes fleayi isolate aMixFle1 chromosome 4, aMixFle1.hap1, whole genome shotgun sequence, the following proteins share a genomic window:
- the CIMAP1B gene encoding ciliary microtubule associated protein 1B isoform X2 produces the protein MPCQETQIKFSSVHLDLGTMGGEQGYVAHDPRTYRAPAFSFGTRRFQFVDNCSPGPGYLVPANITIRGKDGTPAYSVYGRTKDLNTFRTPGPGSYSPERAGKSAYRSAPIYSLGARTKTVSNDQTPGPAAYMLPPVLGPRVVNRSSAPNFSMAGRSKIGSFHEDLQNTPGPGAYRVVEPSTNMFRPPQYSMTARHSLPGDTTRKPGPGSYNPEKVVLCRPNAPNFSFGIRHSEYVAPLIVEVD, from the exons ATGCCTTGCCAGGAAACACAG atAAAATTTAGCAGTGTGCATCTGGATTTGGGCACGATGGGTGGGGAACAAG GTTATGTCGCGCATGATCCACGTACATATCGAGCACCTGCATTTAGCTTTGGTACTCGTCGTTTTCAGTTTGTAGATAACTGCTCCCCAGGACCAGGCTACTTGGTGCCAGCTAACATCACCATAAGGGGCAAAGATGGCACACCTGCATATTCTGTCTATGGAAGAACCAAAGATCTCAACACATTCAGAACTCCGGGACCAG GTAGTTATTCTCCTGAACGTGCTGGGAAGTCTGCCTATCGATCAGCTCCAATATATTCACTAGGAGCGAGAACTAAGACAGTCAGCAATGACCAGACACCAG GTCCAGCAGCTTATATGCTTCCACCAGTACTGGGCCCTAGAGTTGTTAACAGATCTTCAGCACCAAACTTCTCCATGGCTGGACGAAGCAAGATTGGTAGCTTCCACGAGGATCTGCAGAAT ACACCCGGTCCTGGAGCTTATCGGGTTGTTGAACCATCAACAAATATGTTTAGACCACCTCAGTACAGCATGACTGCAAGACACTCCCTGCCTGGAGACACTACACGGAAACCTGGGCCGGGGTCCTACAATCCTGAGAAG GTGGTACTGTGTCGCCCTAACGCACCTAACTTTTCTTTTGGAATCCGCCACTCAGAGTATGTGGCTCCCTTGATTGTGGAAGTAGATTAA
- the CIMAP1B gene encoding ciliary microtubule associated protein 1B isoform X1, with amino-acid sequence MTTEVQIGTWKPHRPRGPIAALYSSPGPKYALPGNTGYVAHDPRTYRAPAFSFGTRRFQFVDNCSPGPGYLVPANITIRGKDGTPAYSVYGRTKDLNTFRTPGPGSYSPERAGKSAYRSAPIYSLGARTKTVSNDQTPGPAAYMLPPVLGPRVVNRSSAPNFSMAGRSKIGSFHEDLQNTPGPGAYRVVEPSTNMFRPPQYSMTARHSLPGDTTRKPGPGSYNPEKVVLCRPNAPNFSFGIRHSEYVAPLIVEVD; translated from the exons ATGACTACAGAGGTTCAGATTGGAACCTGGAAACCCCACAGACCACGGGGCCCAATTGCAGCTTTGTACAGCAGCCCCGGGCCTAAGTATGCCTTGCCAGGAAACACAG GTTATGTCGCGCATGATCCACGTACATATCGAGCACCTGCATTTAGCTTTGGTACTCGTCGTTTTCAGTTTGTAGATAACTGCTCCCCAGGACCAGGCTACTTGGTGCCAGCTAACATCACCATAAGGGGCAAAGATGGCACACCTGCATATTCTGTCTATGGAAGAACCAAAGATCTCAACACATTCAGAACTCCGGGACCAG GTAGTTATTCTCCTGAACGTGCTGGGAAGTCTGCCTATCGATCAGCTCCAATATATTCACTAGGAGCGAGAACTAAGACAGTCAGCAATGACCAGACACCAG GTCCAGCAGCTTATATGCTTCCACCAGTACTGGGCCCTAGAGTTGTTAACAGATCTTCAGCACCAAACTTCTCCATGGCTGGACGAAGCAAGATTGGTAGCTTCCACGAGGATCTGCAGAAT ACACCCGGTCCTGGAGCTTATCGGGTTGTTGAACCATCAACAAATATGTTTAGACCACCTCAGTACAGCATGACTGCAAGACACTCCCTGCCTGGAGACACTACACGGAAACCTGGGCCGGGGTCCTACAATCCTGAGAAG GTGGTACTGTGTCGCCCTAACGCACCTAACTTTTCTTTTGGAATCCGCCACTCAGAGTATGTGGCTCCCTTGATTGTGGAAGTAGATTAA
- the NME6 gene encoding nucleoside diphosphate kinase 6, with translation MSAIRWTRSLQLTLAVIKPDALAHPIISEAVHEKILNNNFLIVRSKELQWRVTDSQNFYREHAGRFFYQRLVEFMSSGPMRAYILAHEDAIQLWRKLMGPTKVFRARITAQETIRGNLGLTDTRNTTHGSDSVESACREISFFFPEFSVSGWYEEQEPKYRAGPLCYDMERLEHRLVDK, from the exons ATGTCCGCAATCCGCTGGACTCGCTCCCTTCAGCTTACTCTAGCTGTAATTAAGCCTGATGCCTTGGCCCATCCAATCATATCTGAA GCTGTACATGAGAAGATACTAAACAACAATTTTCTTATAGTAAGAAGTAAGGAACTTCAATGGCGGGTAACAGATTCTCAGAATTTCTACCGTGAACATGCAG GACGATTCTTTTATCAACGTTTAGTTGAGTTCATGTCAAG TGGTCCGATGCGAGCATACATCCTAGCTCATGAGGATGCTATCCAGCTGTGGAGGAAGCTGATGGGTCCAACAAAAGTGTTCCGAGCCCGTATTACAGCACAAGAGACTATCCGTGGTAATTTAGGGTTGACTGACACCCGTAACACAACACATGGGTCAG ATTCGGTAGAGTCAGCGTGTCGTGAAATCTCCTTTTTCTTCCCTGAGTTCAGTGTGAGTGGCTGGTATGAGGAACAAGAGCCCAAGTACAGAGCTGGGCCATTATGCTATGACATGGAGAGACTAGAGCATCGACTTGTGGATAAATGA